A single region of the Vicia villosa cultivar HV-30 ecotype Madison, WI linkage group LG4, Vvil1.0, whole genome shotgun sequence genome encodes:
- the LOC131600568 gene encoding protein MAINTENANCE OF MERISTEMS-like → MDLDTVHQWNWGAATLAYLYQKLNEASNWRTRQLVGSCTLLTSWIISYFSRIHGFHIDPAYVDAMPRAARYDLQRGNDAVGPYRLYLDRTMHDDVTWRPFADYAQVVPFDGVALYSGWLACGTGIMVRYLPERCMRQFGFVQIIPRSPFEAAPDTVTRVQLTAIWEEWQHHVVPEEYRRMQVTQDWHSVEGYVTWFYRVSHPLLRPDIPGAPRPAHEEILENRQAEDDHAIDLLPICQRIEMLGRDALHRGVIHQGGPEAVAVMEMIVTDAGRAAGYRRQRRAQGERVRHTQ, encoded by the exons atggacctggataccgttcaccagtggaactggggggcagctactctggcatatctctaccagaagctgaatgaggcctccaactggaggacgaggcagctggtcggatcctgcactctgcttacg agctggatcatctcctacttctcccgcatccacggcttccacatcgatcctgcgtacgttgacgccatgcccagggccgccagatacgacctccagagggggaacgatgcggtgggaccataccgcctgtacctggaccgcacgatgcacgacgacgtcacctggaggccgttcgccgactatgctcaggttgtccccttcgacggggttgctctatattcaggctggttggcatgcgggaccggcatcatggtccggtatctcccggagcggtgcatgcggcagtttgggttcgtgcagatcatacccaggtcacccttcgaggctgctcccgacacagtgaccagagtgcagctcactgccatatgggaggagtggcagcatcatgtggtaccagaggagtaccgtcgcatgcaggtcacccaggactggcacagtgtggaggggtacgtcacatggttctaccgggtgtcccatcctctcttgagacccgacattcccggcgctcctaggccagcacacgaggagatcctggagaaccggcaggcggaggatgaccacgccattgatctccttccgatctgccagcggatagagatgcttgggcgggacgcgttgcatcgaggtgtcattcatcagggcggaccagaggcagtcgccgtgatggagatgatcgtcactgatgcgggccgtgcggcggggtacaggcggcagaggagggcccagggtgagcgggttaggcacacccagtag
- the LOC131596420 gene encoding probable protein phosphatase 2C 72 — protein MGICISVASSEIHGIPQVHDENVMIFEANKVRHETKRLCSVYSKQGTKGLNQDAASLYQDYGIEDGAFCGVYDGHGRNGHIVSKIVNNSLPSLILSQKNAIEENDTTKNGVNNKQNKFSNNFLKWKEAILGAFGVMDDKVKQQENLDCSCSGTTAVVVIRQGNGLVIANLGDSRAILGTIHDDKLKAIQLTTDLKPGLPCEAKRIRSCNGCVYALKEEPHVQRVWLPNENYPGLAMSRAFGDFILKDHGVIAIPDIWYHPLTSNDQFIVLASDGVWDVLSNEEVASIVWMVESEEEAARAVVEAATAAWAKKYPSSRVDDCTVVCLFLQKKPQNLGYIESGKLG, from the exons ATGGGTATCTGCATATCCGTTGCATCTTCAGAGATTCATGGAATCCCTCAAGTTCATGATGAGAATGTCATGATATTTGAAGCAAACAAGGTTCGACATGAGACTAAGAGACTTTGTTCTGTTTACTCTAAACAAGGTACTAAAGGTCTCAACCAAGATGCTGCATCTCTCTACCAG GATTATGGGATAGAAGATGGAGCATTTTGTGGTGTTTATGATGGACATGGAAGGAATGGACATATAGTAAGCAAGATAGTAAACAATAGTTTACCATCTCTCATATTGAGCCAAAAGAATGCTATTGAAGAGAATGATACAACAAAAAATggtgttaacaacaaacaaaacaaattttCAAATAACTTTCTAAAATGGAAAGAAGCTATTCTTGGTGCTTTCGGTGTGATGGATGATAAGGTGAAACAACAAGAGAATCTAGATTGTTCTTGTAGTGGAACCACTGCTGTAGTTGTCATAAGACAG GGTAATGGTCTTGTCATAGCTAACTTGGGTGACTCAAGAGCAATCTTAGGGACAATTCATGATGATAAACTCAAAGCTATTCAGTTGACTACAGATTTGAAACCTGGATTGCCTT gCGAAGCAAAGAGAATAAGAAGTTGCAACGGTTGCGTGTATGCGTTAAAGGAAGAACCACATGTCCAACGAGTCTGGTTGCCAAACGAGAACTACCCTGGTCTAGCCATGTCTAGAGCTTTTGGAGATTTCATACTAAAAGATCATGGTGTTATTGCCATTCCAGATATTTGGTACCACCCTTTAACATCAAATGACCAGTTTATCGTTCTTGCAAGTGATGGG GTGTGGGATGTACTAAGTAATGAAGAGGTTGCATCAATTGTGTGGATGGTGGAAAGTGAAGAGGAAGCTGCAAGGGCAGTGGTGGAAGCAGCCACAGCTGCATGGGCTAAGAAGTACCCTTCCTCTAGGGTAGATGATTGCACTGTGGTTTGCCTTTTCCTGCAGAAGAAACCACAAAACTTGGGATATATAGAAAGTGGAAAATTAGGTTAA